In Zalophus californianus isolate mZalCal1 chromosome 16, mZalCal1.pri.v2, whole genome shotgun sequence, the sequence GGGTTTGTATCACTGTTAACAGTATCAGTGTTGACAACACAATCTGTTCTATCATCTTGGTTTCAGCCTCTGGTTCAGCTTGCCTATTCATCCCAACCTCAAGGATCTATTACTCTGCGTGTGGCATGGCTAACGCTGGGAAGACTGCAGAGGCAGGAGAGATCCCCACTCTGATGGAATCTACCAGCAGGAGGCAGCTTATAAACACAACAAATATGTTAAATGTACAATGTGCTGTAGCCAACAACTGTAGcagaggagggggtggagagtGAGAGGCTATTTTACATAAAACGGTCAAGAAAGACCTCTCTGAGGAGATGAGGTGTGAGCGGGTCCCAGATAAAGTATCTGAGGGAAGAGTGAAATAGGACGCGGGGAaggcatgtgcaaaggtcctggggcctGGGAAGTACTGGGTGCTCCGGGAACAACAAAGCagctggtgtggctggagcatcATGAGTGAGGGCAGAGGAGAGCTGCGTCAGGAAGAACCATGTGAGACGTGGAAAGGCCTTTAGGTTCTATTCTGAGTGTGTTATGTTAGAAAGCCTTTGGAGGGATGAGAGCAAAGAAGGCATGCTTTCCGTTGTGTTTCAGAAGGATTCTCTGGAAGCCGAATGCACAGAAGACAGcatggagaggcagaaagaggagCAGGGAGACGAGGGGAGAGGCCATAGCCCAGAGGACGTAAGGCTGCGCGGCACGAGATCCgagaaaggagggagagcaggCAGGATTGCCTAAAAGACCAGGGTGCGGGGCTGCATTTCGCCGACACATATCCTTCCGCTCTTAATCTTTCCTCGTCTTCTTTTACAGAATGGCCTCTGATCTTTTCGCTTCTCTTCTATCCAAACGTATTCATTCTACAGACGGGCAAGACTCCCGCTTCTCCACGAGGTCCCCTGGGGCGCTCACGGGCAAGCACTGCGTGACAACAGGTGTGTTATCTGCTGTTTGGTACTTAGCTTTTTAACCTCCTCCACGGTACtgggagggtattatgctgactttttttttaagttatatgaGTAGTTGTATCGCTTTGCTAGGACTGCCCTAAAATTCCACGGAGGGGATAActtcaatttattttctcctgGTTCCGGGGGCTGGAAGCCAGAGATCAAGGAGACAGCCCGTCGGGTTCTTTGGAGGCCGCTCTCCTTGGCTGGCCGACCGCTGTATCTTTCCTCTGTGCTCAGGCATCCCTGGCATCTCTGTGTGTCCCAGTTCCCTCCTCGTATGAGGACACTGGCCTCATTTTAAGTTGACTGCCTCTTTAAGGGCCACCTCTCCAGATCATcttctgaggttctgggggttGGGAACCTCAACATACGGATTTGGGGGAAACGCAACTAAGTCCCTCCCGGTGCTGGTAACTGTAAATTCATTCAGCGTCGCCCAGTATCAGGACAGGAGTGAGACACTGCTGGAGAGGTGATTGTTGTCACCCCGAGAGCCCGGCCTTGGAGCTGGATGCAGCAACCGAGGGGGTCTGGGTTTGTCACTTCGAGGAAGAGATGAGTGAAGGCTTGGCTGCATGGGATCAAATCTGCAGCTTTTGTCTTTGCCCTGAACTGCAGCCCGCCACGCCACCCCACAGCCTGAGCCCTCCCTTCACAGCGGGAGTCGGGTCATGATGCTCCTTCACCCCACGCCCTCTCCCTCGGAGGGGACCCCACCTGAGAAAACCCACCTGGCTcgttcccctcccttccccacgtTTCTCcccttcctgtttttgtttttgttttatttatttatttatttatttatttatttatttatttatttgacagggagagacacagcgagagagggaacacaagcagggggagtgggagagggagaagcaggcttcccgcggagcaggcagcccgatgccaggctcgatcccaggaacctgggatcatgacctgagcccaaagacagatgcttacccgctgagccacacaggcaccgcctctttttgtttttaattaagatgAAATTCACACAACATGCAACCATTATTCAGTGAACAATTCGGTGGCATTTCGTGCTTTCACAATGTGATTAACCATCTCCTGTATCTACTTcccaaacatttccatcacccccagaagGACACCCCACACCCATTCAGCAGCAGCTCCCCATtcgcctcccccagcccccagcaaccaccagacTTACCTGTTCTGAGTATTTCATGTCAATGGAATGATATGCATATGCAGtttagtgtctggcttctttcgctgAGAGTTAACGTTTTCCAGGTCCATCCGCTTTGTAGCAGGGGTCAGAgctcatttttatggctgagtaatattccattgggtgcACAGAGCACATTTTGATCATCCATTCTTTGATTgatatctgggttgtttccaccttttggcaaTTGTAGGTAATGCTACCGTGGATATGTGTGGATATGTATttgtttgagtccctgttttcagttctttggggtacatacctaGGAGCCAGACACCTTACAGTGAGGCCCTCCCCGATCACCTTACATAAGATGACAGCCCCCTGACTCTTCACCCTCCTGTCCTGGCTTCAGACCTCTGACGACCACCGTGTAAAATCACATATATTCACCTATTCCCCTCCCTCGCTTTATGACTTCCTCTTCACCAGAGGTAAGGTCCTGCTGACTAGGGGTTGACaggtttttttcctccactgTATCGCCAGGACTCAGGACACTACTGGACTTCTATCAGTGATCCATTGTCCCATTTATCTATTGTATAATTGTATATCTATTGTAAATCTGTTGTCACAATGATGTTGTGAAATGAACTCTTTCAAAACTTAGTGATTTCACACAACAGCCATTTACCAGCCTCCCGATCCTGCAGGTCAGGAATCGAGACTGGGCTCAGTTGGGGGGTTGTCATGctggaagctgggggtggggggcatgaaACAAGAACACAAATAACTACAAAACGAAGAGAAGAGTGTCCCAAAAGAAGAGGGGAGGCCTCCACTTGTGGGGCAGGATGTGGGGATTTCAGGGGACGGCAAAGGCCAAGGGCACGTGAGAGCTGGGCTGCCTGGGGCCTCAAGCAGCCCAAGTGGCTGGATTGGGTAAAGTGAGGAAGAGAGGCTGGGGCTCGAATGTCAAACAAAAGAAGCCAAGGAACAGCAGCGGAGAGGAATGTGAAGACAGGCTGGGCACGTGGCCTCGCCCAGGGGTCCCCCACAGCCTCCAGAGGTCCCTGCAAGCCAGAGACCAACATTCGTGTCATAACTTCAGAAAGGCATGGGGGAGGTGTGGAGAGCTATGTGGCTGAGCTGGTagtcggtgggggggggggatccgCTCTGAGCCTGCCTTCCCACCATCACgcaagcagaggagagaggacagggcagggcagggtcaGGGAGCCTTGAGCGCCCCTGTGCGCGGGGCAGCTGCGTGGCCCGGGTCCTTCTAAGCACCAGGGCACAAGGCGGACTGTGACAGAGTCTGCCCCTGCGAAGAGAAGCTcgggaggaggaaggagcccaCGTCCCTCAAAACCAGGAAGGACGTGATCTGGCCGGTGGACACTGTGCCATTCTTACAGTGAATAACTTGGGGGATGACCTGGCATTTAACTGCTGGTGGGTCTCCCAGGATTGTTTCTGCGAGCGAGTTCTCAGGGGTCTGATGTCCTGGGTGACCTGAAGGAGCAGCCACTGGCCCGCCAGGCCGAGGCCCGCATGGACGGGGGGCCCGGTAGTGGTGGGCATGGGGTGACAGCCCCGCCCGCATCATGCCTGCCCAGAGCTCCAGGGAATCCAGAGAGCAAGGCTGAAAATCTGCGCTCGAGAAGGATGGTCTGCATCTCAGAAGCAGAGACTGTCTTAAGCCCGGCGGCGTGACGCCTCACATGATCTGGCCATGACTGTGGTGTCCTGGTTGTGCTCACGGCTCACCGGGCCCTGGGCTGCAGAGCTCACAGGACGGCTGAGGGCAGGCAGCTACAGCTCCAGGGGCCCAGCTAGAGATGCCAGGCAGCGGACCAGCACACCTGTCCTGGGGCAGaatggaggagggggaaaggagccCCCTGCTGTCCCAGGTAAGCCAGTGCCCggtgccctccacccccacccccaccccccgccccgtttGGGACTGTCTTCTCCACCCCCGAACGCCCTGGGCCGGGGTGAGGGGGGGACCTCCGGCCCGTTCTCACccaccctggccccaggccccaccctgagCCTTTCTGTGTGCTGGGGCTAGCCAGTAGATGGACACCCACCAGGAGCTAAGATTGCGGTGGGGGTTTCACTAATCAGGTGCTTTATCCTCACCCAGCACTTTGCCCAACTCGGGAATGTTTCCTATCCTTGCCCTTGTGCTTGACGTGGTGTGCGGTGTACCCGCGCTCCGAGAAAAGCACACACCCAGGGGACGCGCTCCCGGGGGCCTTCAGCGCCTCCCTCGCGCCCTGCCCATCCGCCTCCACCTGCGACCTCTGGGCCTTCTTACCGCCCCATTTGCCCCTTCCCCACGGCTGCCTGTGGCTCCAGAAGCAAGACCGCGAGCTCTGGCTCCCGACACCCCTCCAGGCGGGCTGCGAAGCTGCAGGATAACTTCCCGGCCCCCGCGCACGGCCTCAGGCagccccaggcgccccagcctggCACCCAGCAGCCTGGCCTTTTGCTTCTACTGACTGTTGGGGTCTGGGGGGGCTGATAAATACCCCTTTCCTCTCCTGCAAGTTCACAGTGGATGAGGTTTCAATGCAGGGTCAGATGTGGGGAGTGGAGGACAGCTTCTTCCTGGGAAACTAACTGGTTTGGAAGGGAGGCCCTGCCTAGGTGTGGGGCCACAGCTTCCGAATTCTCCTCCCAGATTTCAAGGCAGGccgcccctctcctccctgcaggGAGAGAACGGAAGTTTCTCCCACACCTGCCTGCCGGTGGAGagcgttgggggtggggggcaagcaGATCTGAAATGGAGATTGTCGGTTAAGGGACGAAGTGGGACGGAGTCAGCAGCTTCTCCAAACCTCACGATCAATGAGCCACGCCTCTGTGGGAGAACCGGGGGCGGGAGATGGGTCAGCACTTCTTTACTTTCCACACTTGCTACGACCAGTGCCCCAGAGCATGGCTGAGCATCCCGCTGGAGGGCAAGGCAGGGCCCCGGCCTCCCACAGAGCCCTggtctcctccctgctctgggagGCTGGCTGGCCCAGCACCGTGTCTGCGCTCAGAGTGGGGCGGACTGCGCAGGTCCTGGGACAGTGGGGCTGGGCTGAGGCGGGGAAGCAGAAAGGGCAGCCCCCTGGGCCAGCCCTTCTGCCTGGAGTGCCTGCACCTcctgggctgggtggggaagCCCCTCTCTGGACTGTGTGTCCAGCCCAACCCACACAGATGCTGTTCCGGCCACCTGCCACGTGCCTCTGCTGCGGGACCACATCCTCCATCTCACAGAGGGGATCAGGGACAGGCGTGTGTTCGTGCCACGCCGGTCTCCCAGTATTGCCCCGCTTACTCTCCACTGTGAACTGGCAGGGTGCAGCAGTCCCTCCGTTTCGCAGGAGACAGGCCCTTCCTGTCCCCCTGCTGCCTGGCCGGGCGACAAGCCTGGAGGCCGCCATGGTCCTCCCCAGCCATCTCTGGTCCCCGAGCCTCCTCTATCCACTATCCAGTCTCTTCCCCTGGCCACGAGGAGGTGACCTCCCCGTTGATTATCACGTCCTGCTGGTGAGGTCTCCCTGTGTGTTCCTCTTCCTCCACAGGGCGCCGGGTGCCAGGAGGAGCCCCTCCCCAGGAGCAGCCCACTCACTTCAAGACACCCTAGGCCGGCACCCCGAGAGGACCAGGTCTGGAGGGCAGGCCCTGGGGGAGACCCGGCCCCCTCTCTCCCCTTGGGAAGCAGCTGCCTGAAGTACCTGACCTTCCTGTTcaacttcctcttctctctgcttggTCTGCTGGCCCTGGCCATTGGGCTCTGGGGCTTGGCTGTCAAAGGGTCTCTGGGGAGTAGCGGGGGGGCAGCCCTGCCCGAAGACCCCTTGCTGGGACTGACACTGGGGGGGCTGGTGGTCAGTGCAGTGAGCCTGGCAGGCTGCCTGGGTGCCCTCTGCGAGAATGCTTGCCTGCTGCACTGCTTCTCTGGGGGTCTCATCGCCTTCCTGGCGCTGGAGGCTGTGGTGGGTGCCCTGCTTGTGGCCTTCTGGGGCCCGCTGCAGGATGGCCTGGAGCCCACCCTGCGTGCGGCCATCACCCACTATCAGGATGACCCGGACCTGCGCTTCTTCATTGACCAGGTCCAGCTGGGGCTGCAGTGCTGTGGGGTGTCCTCCTATCGGGACTGGACGTGGAACCTGTGAGTCCTGTAGCCCACGGGGAAGGGGGGAGTCCCCAGTGGTCAGCAGACCGGACTGCATGTGCACTCACATGGATGCACTCACTCGCACACATGCTCACTTGTACGCACACACGAGTGTGTACACACATGCCTGTGCACACACGTGGGCCCCCGAGTGTTTCTGCTCCCCCCAACCAGGACCAGGTGGACAGGGATCTTAGTGGAGAAGCTGAGCCAGCAGACTTAGAAAGTCAGTTTGGCGAGCGTTTTTGGTAAGGTCATCATACAAGACGTCTCAATGTCAAATGCACTTCAGTTAAGTGGGGACATCATTCCGGACTCCACAGTTCTCCCTCCACAGCATGGGaatgtgtgcgtgtctgtgtgtgcccGGATGCACGTGTGCATGCTTGTCCGTGtatgtgtgtctgcgtgtgtgcatgtctatgtgtgtgtgcatgcatgtgcgtgtgcatgtttgtccgtgtatgtgtgtctgcgtgtgtgcatgtctgtgtgtctgtgtgcgtgcatGTTTGTCCGTGTATGTATGtctgcatgtgtgcgtgcatgtgtgtgtgcatggtggtgtgtgtgtgtgtctgcgtgtgtgcatgtctgtgtgtctctgtgtgcatgcatgtgcatgtgcatggtggtgtgtgtgtctgtctctgcgtctgcgtgtgtgcatgtctgtgtgtctgtgtgcatgcatgtgcgtgtgcatgcttgtctgtgtgtgtgcgtgtgtctgtgtgtatgagtGGTGTGTGTAAGCATTGTCTATTTAGGAACACTGGGCACTGTATCTTTTACATTCTGCTGGAGGACAACTGACCATGAGAGATGGAGTCATACAGAGACTTGAAAACCAGCCACTTGTGTCCAGCAGTCACTGAAACGTGACAAGCGTTCTAGAAGCATCCACACGGGTTTTCCCATTCGTGGGCTGTGAATTCGGATTGGTGGCAGCCCCCTGTGGTGTCACATGGTCACCCATCCTGCTGGCTTTTGAGTCCTTGCCTTAGTGAGGCCCACTCTTCTGGGGGATGAGGGCATGCCTGTGAGGGAGGGCAGGTGCAGGACCGTGGACCCCAGTCAAAGGTCAGGGACGCTTGGAGGCTGCCTGGAGCTGGGGGCTGTGAGGAGAGCCCCGTGGCTGCCGAGCGCTGCCCCTTAGCCTCCCGCACCGACCCGCTGACGGGCACGGCGACCTCTCCCAGGCTTCAGCTCATCTTCTCCCCTCCAGTTCTGCCTGCTCAGACCAACTCAGCAGCCCCTATCGGGCAAGGCTGTCTGATTCCCACCCCTCATCACGTGCTTGTCTCCTCTTCAACCGTCTCACCAAATATGTCCCTTCCTGCCAAGAGGCTTTGACATCTGCCTGCACGTGCAGAGGCCTCCGGGTGCCGGGATGAATCACAGGAAGCTGGTTATTGTGTGTGCACAAGTGCGTGTGCCTATGTACATGTGTGTCTGTGGGGCGTGGACGTTTGAAGGGCCGGTAAGAGACACCTGACTCAGTGCCGGGCCCCGAACAGCAGGCCCTGCCCTCCAGACCGATGCCCAGATGTACCCTTACAGGTACTTTAACTGCAGCTCCCCTGGGGTCCAGGCCTGCAGCCTTCCTGCCTCCTGCTGCATCAACCCCGGGGAAGATGGCGCGGCTGTCAACCACCCGTGTGGCTTCGGAGCTCTGGGCCTGGATGAGGGTGCCGCTCAGAGACGGGTGCATCTGCAGGGCTGTGGCCCTCCACTCCGAGGGTGGCTGCACAGGAATGTCCGGGCTGTGGGTGCCTGCACAATCGTGGCTGTGGTCGTCCAGGGGGTGGAGCTCCTGTTGGCCGCCCAGCTGGTGAGGGCCGTGGCTGTCCGccaggtggggggtggagagccCCAGAACCGTGGGGACGGAAAGGTCCCCTGCCAAACTGGCCCAGGGCCGACAGCCCCGTAGGACACCCAGGGAAGGTGTCGGAGTAACCACGCTGGGTCTCAGGCACCCGGGCCTCCTCCACCTGCTGTACCTCCCACTCCACAGGGGCCCctttccctgagggcagggcatGCCCACCTCCTTCCCGGTTCTGTCAGGCCCTGCAAGGATGTGCCCCTGTACCACCGCCTGATTTCACTCTCTTTTGGAGACATTTGTTCTCCACCATGGAGCCCTTGCAAACACCGCGTGGCCTGTGTAAGCCACACCTCCTACGGGGGGATGCCAGGCAAAGCTACCTGGCCGGTGCGGAGAGTACGGGGCTCTGAGGACTGGATGAAATCCTGCTGGCAAGCCCCCAACTCCAACTCCCACCCCTGACTGTCACC encodes:
- the TSPAN10 gene encoding LOW QUALITY PROTEIN: tetraspanin-10 (The sequence of the model RefSeq protein was modified relative to this genomic sequence to represent the inferred CDS: deleted 1 base in 1 codon) gives rise to the protein MEEGERSPLLSQGAGCQEEPLPRSSPLTSRHPRPAPREDQVWRAGPGGDPAPSLPLGSSCLKYLTFLFNFLFSLLGLLALAIGLWGLAVKGSLGSSGGAALPEDPLLGLTLGGLVVSAVSLAGCLGALCENACLLHCFSGGLIAFLALEAVVGALLVAFWGPLQDGLEPTLRAAITHYQDDPDLRFFIDQVQLGLQCCGVSSYRDWTWNLYFNCSSPGVQACSLPASCCINPGEDGAAVNHPCGFGALGLDEGAAQRRVHLQGCGPPLRGWLHRNVRAVGACTIVAVVVQGVELLLAAQLVRAVAVRQVGGGSPRTVGTERSPAKLAQGRQPRRTPREGVGVTTLGLRHPGLLHLLYLPLHRGPFP